A window of Dehalogenimonas sp. WBC-2 genomic DNA:
CATGAAGACATAACTAAAGTCGCCGCCCAATTAATGGATAAACTTCAGGGTGTCGACGGTATTGTCGATCTTGAAAGCGACTTAACGACGGTTATACCCTCTTTGAGTATCACCGTTGTCCCGGCCAAATTGGCCACTTCAGGATTATCAGAAGATCAGATAGCCCAGTTGCAACAGGAATTCGTGCTTCTGATGAATGGCGGGCCTTTAACTGGTAAAACAATAACACTCGACAATGGAAGCTACCCCATCTACTTGATGGGGGTGTCCAACAGACTTAGTGACGTGGAACAGGCGAAAAACATAAAGATAGGTTTCCCTCAGTCTGTAACCCTAAATGATGTCGCGGATGTTGCTATTGTGGAATTGCCATCGCATATCAGCCACACTGATACGGTGCTATCTGCCACAATTACGGGTACAATAACCGATAAAAATGTCGGAGCGGTAAACACAGCAGTTCAAGAGCAAGTTGACGCTTTGCCATCTCATCCGGGAGTGGAAGTAGTGACCACCGGGATAGCTGAGCAAATGGGTGACACTTTCTTGAAAATGGGTTTGGCTATTCTTGCAGCCATTGTTATTGTGATGCTGATAGTGATACTGATGATGCGCTCAATACGTAATCCGCTGCTTATCATGGTCAGCATACCTCTAGCCTTTATTGGCTCTATTCTGGCGCTACTCGTCAGTGGTCATACGCTCGGAGTTTCGGCTCTAATGGGCATACTGATGCTGGTGGGGATTGTACTGACGAATGCCATAGTACTGGTTACCATGGTTGAACAAAATCGCAAGAACGGCCTGGGTGTAAAAGATGCTCTGCTTGAGGGTGGTAAAACCCGCTTACGCCCGATACTCATGACCGCTATGACTACCATCCTGGCGATGATTCCCATGGCGATAAGCGTCAGCTCTGGAACTGTATTAAGCGCTGAGTTAGCAGTTGTGGTAATTGGCGGCATGATAAGCTCAACTTTACTGACATTGTTTGTCATTCCTGCCTTATACAGTCTGGTTCATCGGAACCAGAAACAATCGGCCGTTTAGCGTAATGCATGGATTCCGCCAACTCAGGGCTGCTTGTCCTGGGTTGGCGGAATCCATGTTCCGAGGCATTGATACCAATCGGTATAGATAACCTCCGGCAATTTCGATGGACTGCCAGATTTTGAAGTTGGAGAAAGCAGGTGGAAACTGTTAAAGTAATGTCCGAATTAGCATGACTGAAACATCGGAATCAATCGAACCCTCCGCCGCAGGGCATCGCCAGCGGCTGCGTGAGCGATTCAAAAAGGGCGGTTTGTCTGCTCTGGCCGATTATGAGGTTATTGAGCTTATATTGACACTGGGCACACCGCGACGGGATTGCAAGCCTGCGGCCAAAGCGGCCATAAAACGCTTCAAGACCTTTCGTGGCGTGTTGGAAGCCTCAGCGGCCGAACTTGAAGAAGTTGAAGGCATCGGCCCGGCCAACTCTATCGGCATCCGCCTTGTTGCTGAAGCGGCGCGGGAGTTTTTAAAAGAACGTGCCGTTGAACATCCGGTATGCGGCACGGCACAGCAGGTCTATGATTATTTATATGCCTCAATGGGCGGCCTGAAGAAAGAAGTTTTCAAGGTATTATATTTAGACAGCCAAAACCGCATTATTGAAATTGTGGATTTGTTTCAGGGCACCGTCAACGCTTCGGCGGTGTGGGTGAGAGATGTGGTTGAGGGGGCGTTGCGCCTGCACGCTACAGGCATGATCTTTGTCCACAATCATCCTTCAGGCACAATTACT
This region includes:
- the radC gene encoding DNA repair protein RadC translates to MTETSESIEPSAAGHRQRLRERFKKGGLSALADYEVIELILTLGTPRRDCKPAAKAAIKRFKTFRGVLEASAAELEEVEGIGPANSIGIRLVAEAAREFLKERAVEHPVCGTAQQVYDYLYASMGGLKKEVFKVLYLDSQNRIIEIVDLFQGTVNASAVWVRDVVEGALRLHATGMIFVHNHPSGTITPSQPDKDITRDLVFAAATMNIKSQDHIIIGDNKYYSFNADGLMDRYAAEFRGLRGKSN